CAGAAGATCGGCGCGGGTCCCGTGCGCGTGATCTACGATCCGTCGGAAATGGAACGCGTGCAGCCGGGCGACGTGCTCGTCGCCGACATGACCGATCCGAACTGGGAGCCGGTGATGAAGCGTGCATCGGCCATCGTCACGAATCGCGGCGGGCGCACCTGCCACGCGGCGATCATCGCGCGTGAGCTGGGCGTGCCGGCGGTGGTCGGCTGCGGCGACGCGACCGACGTGCTGAAGGACGGCGCGCTCGTCACCGTGTCGTGCGCGGAAGGCGACGAAGGCAAGATCTACGACGGCCTGCTCGAAACCGAAGTGACCGAAGTGCAGCGCGGCGAACTGCCGAAGATCCCGGTCAAGATCATGATGAACGTCGGCAATCCGCAACTCGCGTTCGACTTCGCGCAGTTGCCGAACGCGGGCGTCGGCCTCGCGCGGCTCGAGTTCATCATCAACAACAACATCGGCGTGCACCCGAAGGCGATTCTGGAGTACCCGAACGTCGACGCCGATCTCAAGAAAGCGGTCGAAAGCGTCGCGCGTGGTCATGCGTCGCCGCGCGCGTTCTATGTCGACAAGCTGACCGAAGGCATCGCCACGATCGCGGCGGCGTTCTATCCGAAGCCCGTCATCGTGCGCCTGTCGGACTTCAAGTCGAACGAGTACAAGAAGCTGATCGGCGGTTCGCGCTACGAGCCGGACGAAGAGAACCCGATGCTCGGTTTCCGCGGCGCGTCGCGCTACATCGCGGAAGACTTCGCCGAGGCGTTCCACATGGAATGCATCGCGCTGAAGAAGGTGCGCGAGGAGATGGGTCTGGACAACGTCGAGATCATGGTGCCGTTCGTGCGCACGCTGAAGCAGGCGGAGCGCGTGGTCGGGCTGCTCGAGAAGTTCGGGCTGAAGCGCGGCGTGAACGGTCTCAAGCTCGTGATGATGTGCGAAGTGCCGAGCAATGCGATTCTCGCCGAGCAGTTCCTCGAATACTTCGACGGTTTCTCGATCGGCTCGAACGACCTGACGCAGTTGACGCTCGGTCTCGACCGTGACTCCGGCATGGAACTGCTCGCGGCCGACTTCGACGAGCGCGACGAAGCCGTGCAGTTCATGCTCAAGCGCGCCATCGAGACGTGCCTGAGACTGAACAAGTACGTGGGCATTTGCGGCCAGGGGCCGTCGGATCATCCGGATCTCGCCGAGTGGCTGGCGAAGCAGGGCATCGAGTCGATGTCGCTGAACCCGGACACGATCATCGACACGTGGCAGCAACTCGCGACCACATTGTCAAAATAAGTCGGTCACGCCTTTCCGGATGCTTTCGGGAAGGCGCTGCGTGCTATAAAAAACACCCCGGACCTTCCGGGGTGTTTTTGTTTGGAGACTGGCATGGCGACCCATGAACTCATCTGGTGGATTGCAGCCGGCGCGCTGATCGTCACCGAGCTTTTCACCGGCACGTTCTATCTGTTGATGATCGCGCTCGGGATGATCGCGGGCGGCATCGCGTTCGCCGTCGGGCTTGCGCTGCACGTGCAACTGGGCGTCGCGGCGCTCGTCGCGTTGATCGCTGTCGCAGCGCTGCGCCGGTCGCGCTTCGGAAGCTGGAAGCGGCGCGACGCCTCGCGCGATGCCGCCGTGAACCTGGACATCGGCGCGACGCTGGAAGTGGCCGAATGGCACGACCGCCGCGCCCGCGCGATGTACCGCGGCGCGGAGTGGGACGTCGAGCTGGCGCCGGGCGAATCGGAAAGCGCGCGCTGGTATCGCATCACCGCGCTCGACGGAAGCCGGCTCGTCGTCGCCGCCAAACGCTAGAGCACGCACACTCGCCGCATAAGAACTGAAGGAGTCACACATGACTATCGCCGTCGTCCTGCTCGTCATCGCAATCGTGATCGTGGTGAACACGGTCAAGATCGTTCCGCAACAGCACGCGTGGGTGCTGGAACGCCTCGGCCGCTATCACGCCACGCTCACGCCGGGGCTGAACATCGTGTTGCCGTTCGTCGATCGCATCGCGTACAAGCACGTGCTGAAGGAAATTCCGCTCGACGTGCCGAGCCAGGTCTGCATCACGCGCGACAACACGCAGCTTCAGGTGGACGGCGTGCTGTACTTTCAGGTCACCGACCCGATGAAGGCGTCGTATGGTTCGAGCAATTTCGTGCTCGCCATCACGCAGCTTTCGCAGACCACGCTGCGTTCGGTCATCGGCAAGCTGGAACTCGACAAGACCTTCGAGGAGCGCGAGTACATCAATCACAGCATCGTGAATGCGCTCGACGAAGCTGCGTCCAACTGGGGCGTGAAGGTGCTGCGCTACGAGATCAAGGACCTGACGCCGCCGAAGGAGATTCTCCACGCGATGCAGGCGCAGATCACCGCCGAGCGCGAGAAGCGCGCGCTGATCGCGGCGTCGGAAGGGCGCAAGCAGGAGCAGATCAATCTGGCGTCGGGCGCGCGCGAAGCGGCCATCCAGAAGTCCGAGGGCGAACGTCAGGCAGCGATCAATCAGGCGCAGGGCGAGGCGTCGGCGATTCTCGCGGTGGCGGAGGCGAACGCGCAGGCCATCGAGAAGATCGGCGCCGCCATTCAGTCGGCGGGCGGCATGGACGCCGTGAACCTCAAGGTCGCCGAGCAGTATGTCGGCGCGTTCGCCAACATTGCGAAGACCGGCAACACGCTGATCGTGCCGGGCAACATGTCCGACATGAGTTCGATGATCGCGTCGGCGCTCGCCATCGTGAAGGGCGAGGGCGGCGGCGTCATCCGAAAGAGTTGATGCAAGAAGGGGCGCTTCGAAGCGCCCCTTGTTGTATGCAACGACGAAGATCAGCGTGCGGCGGTGCGCATCAAGCGGGCGCGCTCGCGTTCCCAGTCGCGCTTCTTCTCGGTCTCGCGCTTGTCGTGCAGCTTCTTGCCCTTCGCCAGACCGATTTCGCACTTCACGCGGCCTTCCTTGTAGTGGAAGTTGAGCGGCACGAGCGTATGGCCGCGCTGCTCCACCTTGCCGATGAGTTTGTCGATCTGCTCGCGATGCAAGAGCAGCTTGCGCGTGCGCACCGGGTCCAGGTTGGCGAACTTCGACGCCTCGGGCAGCGGACTGATGTGCGTGCCGATCAGGAACAGTTCGCCGTTCTTGATCACGACATAGCCTTCCTTGATCTGCCCGCGGCCTTCGCGCAGCGCCTTGACTTCCCAGCCTTCGAGCACGAGACCGGCCTCGTAGCGTTCTTCGATGAAGTAATCGAAGAAGGCTTTTCTGTTGTCAATGATGCTCATGAATGGAAAGTGCCCAACTCGTTTAAAATCACGATTTTAGCAGCGCGCCGCTTGACGCACGATGGGCAGACGTAGCTCATCGCTTAAAGCCGCGCGCGCCGCCACCCGATCCAGTCACCCGCTGCGCCCTTATGGCCGACGTCCAGAAAACCGTATTGATCCGCCATTCAGCGGAAGAAATGTTCGACCTCGTCACCGATGTCGCCGACTACCCCAACTTCCTGCCGTGGTGCGGCGGCGTCGAGATCGGCCGCCAGGACGAGACCGGCATGGAAGCGAAGATCGACATCAACTTCAAGGGCATCAAGCAGCACTTCGCGACGCGCAACGTGCAGAAGCGTCCGACGAACATCGATATGGAGTTCCTGAGTGGCCCTTTCAAGAAGTTCACGGGCTACTGGCGCTTCACGCCGCTGCGCGCCGACGCGTGCAAGATCGAGTTCGCGCTGCACTATGAGTTCTCGAACCTGATTCTCGAGAAGATCATCGGGCCGGTGTTCAGCCATATCGCGAACACGTTCGTCGATTCGTTCGTGAAGCGCGCGGATCAACGGTACGGCAAAAAATGAATCTGCATATCGATGTCTGCTACGGCCTGCCGGACGGCAAGAGCTTCCTCACGCGGGTCGATCTGCGCGATGGCGCGACCGTGCGCGAAGCCATCGAGGCAAGCGGCGTGCTGAGAGCGCATCCCGACATCGATCTGACGACGCAGAAGGTCGGCGTGTTCGGCAAGCTGCAAACGCTCGATGCGGCGCTCGCCGATTTCGACCGCGTCGAGATTTATCGGCCGCTGAAGGTCGATCCGAAGACCGCGCGTCAGCGCCGCGTGGACAAGGCGCGCAAGGCGGGGTCCATCGAAGGGCGCAAATGGCAGTCGAAGGATTCGCGCTGACCTAGGACAGCATCAATGCGCGGGCGCTTCCTTCGATGCCGCCGCCGGCTCGACGGTATGTTGCCGCACCGACCAGCTCACGCCCGCCAGCAGCAGCACGATAGCCAGCATCTCCGGCGCGCGCGGCCAGCGGGCGTCGTAGACGAAAGCATAGAGCAGGGCGAAGAGCGTTTCGAACGCGATCATCTGCCCGGAAAGCGTGAGCGGCAGGCGTTTCGCCGCCGCGTTCCACAGCATGTTGCCGAGCCAGGAACCGCCCGTCGCCAGCGCGAAGCACACGATCCAGAACAGATGCCAGCGCGCGGCCGGCACGCTCGCCTGCGCGACGCCGGCGGGCAACATCCAGACAACCGTCCCGAGGACCGCGCCGAGCACGCCTGTCACGATGCCCCACAGCACGGACCACTCGTTGCCGTCGAAGTGGCGGTTCGCCTGCAGATAGCGCGCGTTGACGACCGCATACCACGTCCACGACGCCAGCGCGCCGACTGCGCACGCGAGCCCGGCTAGGCGCGTGAGCACGCTGCTCGCACTCGCGTCGCCGTGATGCGTGAAGACGTCGCTGAACACGTCCAGATTGATGCACGCGATGCCCGCGAGCACCAGCAAGAGCGGCGCGGCGAGGCGCTTGAGCTCCACCGCGCCGTGATCGCGCCGGCCTGCCAGCGTCACCGTCACCGGCAGAATGCCGACGATCAGCGAGGACGGCGCCACGCCCACGAGTTGCACCGCGCTCGCGAGCAGCATGTAGTAGAGCAGATTGCCGACGAGCGCGAGCTTCACGAGCGCAATAACATCGGCGCGCGTGAGCTTTGCGGCGAGCCGTCGCGCGAACGGCAGGGCGGCGGCCAGCGACACGGCGCCATACATCACGTAGCGCCCGATGCTCAGCATGAGCGGCGAAAAGTCCGGCAACAGGCGCGGCGCGAGAAAAATAAAACCCCAGATGGCTCCCGCCAGCATTCCATAAACGACACCGCGCTGCATTGACCGACTCCGACTTGCACTCGAATGACGCGAAAGCGTAGCGCGGCGCACCGCCCGCGTCTTGTTCAAACGTGCACCGCATGGCGCGCCGCCGCCGGCCCGCATTTTGCGTCGATCGGCCGTAACCTGCTGTTCGGGCAGTGAAAATGCGGGGAACTATCGGTATAATCTGCTTTTGCGCCCATAGGATTTGCCATGCGTCTGATCCAGAAAGCACTCACGTTCGATGACGTGCTCCTCGTGCCTGCGTTCTCCAGCGTTCTTCCGCGCGATACCAGCCTGAAATCCCAGCTGACTCGCAACATCTCCCTGAATATGCCCCTCGTGTCCGCCGCCATGGACACGGTCACCGAAGGCCGGCTCGCCATCGCCATGGCGCAGATGGGCGGCATCGGCATCGTTCACAAGAATCTCACCGCGAAGGAACAGGCGCGCGAAGTCGCGAAGGTCAAGCGCTTCGAGTCCGGCGTCGTGCGCGACCCGATCACCGTGCCGCCGCAAATGCGCGTGCGCGACGTGATCGCGCTCACGCAGCAGCATGGCATTTCGGGCTTCCCGGTGGTGGAAGGCACGCAACTCATCGGCATCGTCACCAACCGCGACCTGCGTTTCGAAGAGCGGCTCGACGAACCGGTGCGCAACATCATGACGCCGCGCGAGCGTCTCGTGACGGTCAAGGAAGGCACGTCGCTCGCCGAAGCGAAGGCGCTGATGCACAGCCATCGCCTGGAACGCGTGCTGGTGGTCAACGACGCGTTCGAACTGCGCGGGCTGATGACCGTGAAGGACATCACGAA
The Caballeronia sp. M1242 DNA segment above includes these coding regions:
- the ppsA gene encoding phosphoenolpyruvate synthase, yielding MTNAVNVANDVAKDQAYVVPFEQLRMTDVEIVGGKNASLGEMISQLSEAGVSVPTGFATTALAFRDFLHHNELTERIAKRLETLDVDDVKALAEAGKEIRQWIVDAPLQPRLEDEIRRQFEVLQKSSPEELSFAVRSSATAEDLPDASFAGQQESYLNVVGIEDVLDRMKHVFASLYNDRAISYRVHKGFTHAEVALSAGVQRMVRSDVGAAGVMFTIDTESGFKDTVFITSSYGLGETVVQGAVNPDEFHVFKTTLAQSKYPIIRRSIGSKLIKMEFTQPGEPGRVKTVDVPHEQRNRFSISDEDVIELAKYAVIIEKHYQRPMDIEWGKDGRDGKLFILQARPETVKSQAAGKAEMRFKLKGQSNVLATGRAIGQKIGAGPVRVIYDPSEMERVQPGDVLVADMTDPNWEPVMKRASAIVTNRGGRTCHAAIIARELGVPAVVGCGDATDVLKDGALVTVSCAEGDEGKIYDGLLETEVTEVQRGELPKIPVKIMMNVGNPQLAFDFAQLPNAGVGLARLEFIINNNIGVHPKAILEYPNVDADLKKAVESVARGHASPRAFYVDKLTEGIATIAAAFYPKPVIVRLSDFKSNEYKKLIGGSRYEPDEENPMLGFRGASRYIAEDFAEAFHMECIALKKVREEMGLDNVEIMVPFVRTLKQAERVVGLLEKFGLKRGVNGLKLVMMCEVPSNAILAEQFLEYFDGFSIGSNDLTQLTLGLDRDSGMELLAADFDERDEAVQFMLKRAIETCLRLNKYVGICGQGPSDHPDLAEWLAKQGIESMSLNPDTIIDTWQQLATTLSK
- a CDS encoding NfeD family protein; this encodes MATHELIWWIAAGALIVTELFTGTFYLLMIALGMIAGGIAFAVGLALHVQLGVAALVALIAVAALRRSRFGSWKRRDASRDAAVNLDIGATLEVAEWHDRRARAMYRGAEWDVELAPGESESARWYRITALDGSRLVVAAKR
- a CDS encoding SPFH domain-containing protein — translated: MTIAVVLLVIAIVIVVNTVKIVPQQHAWVLERLGRYHATLTPGLNIVLPFVDRIAYKHVLKEIPLDVPSQVCITRDNTQLQVDGVLYFQVTDPMKASYGSSNFVLAITQLSQTTLRSVIGKLELDKTFEEREYINHSIVNALDEAASNWGVKVLRYEIKDLTPPKEILHAMQAQITAEREKRALIAASEGRKQEQINLASGAREAAIQKSEGERQAAINQAQGEASAILAVAEANAQAIEKIGAAIQSAGGMDAVNLKVAEQYVGAFANIAKTGNTLIVPGNMSDMSSMIASALAIVKGEGGGVIRKS
- the smpB gene encoding SsrA-binding protein SmpB, which codes for MSIIDNRKAFFDYFIEERYEAGLVLEGWEVKALREGRGQIKEGYVVIKNGELFLIGTHISPLPEASKFANLDPVRTRKLLLHREQIDKLIGKVEQRGHTLVPLNFHYKEGRVKCEIGLAKGKKLHDKRETEKKRDWERERARLMRTAAR
- a CDS encoding type II toxin-antitoxin system RatA family toxin, encoding MADVQKTVLIRHSAEEMFDLVTDVADYPNFLPWCGGVEIGRQDETGMEAKIDINFKGIKQHFATRNVQKRPTNIDMEFLSGPFKKFTGYWRFTPLRADACKIEFALHYEFSNLILEKIIGPVFSHIANTFVDSFVKRADQRYGKK
- a CDS encoding RnfH family protein; the encoded protein is MNLHIDVCYGLPDGKSFLTRVDLRDGATVREAIEASGVLRAHPDIDLTTQKVGVFGKLQTLDAALADFDRVEIYRPLKVDPKTARQRRVDKARKAGSIEGRKWQSKDSR
- a CDS encoding DMT family transporter, which codes for MQRGVVYGMLAGAIWGFIFLAPRLLPDFSPLMLSIGRYVMYGAVSLAAALPFARRLAAKLTRADVIALVKLALVGNLLYYMLLASAVQLVGVAPSSLIVGILPVTVTLAGRRDHGAVELKRLAAPLLLVLAGIACINLDVFSDVFTHHGDASASSVLTRLAGLACAVGALASWTWYAVVNARYLQANRHFDGNEWSVLWGIVTGVLGAVLGTVVWMLPAGVAQASVPAARWHLFWIVCFALATGGSWLGNMLWNAAAKRLPLTLSGQMIAFETLFALLYAFVYDARWPRAPEMLAIVLLLAGVSWSVRQHTVEPAAASKEAPAH